One segment of Candidatus Zixiibacteriota bacterium DNA contains the following:
- a CDS encoding undecaprenyl-diphosphate phosphatase, whose protein sequence is MNYFDAIILGIIQGLTEFLPVSSSGHLVLAEHFLHAKVPGVVFELLLHFGTLLAVLIYFRKKILFLIKSLFNSAMIAERRMILYLLLGSIPAGLAGLLFKDFFEAAFGAPLMTSIMLLITGLMLLTTTLVKKGNNEINITRSIIVGIGQAVAILPGISRSGATISAGLFCGVKPVAAAEFSFLLSIPAVAGAILLKAKEIFSMDTQLIGQYLSGTLISLILGLLSVYMLLGIIKRGKFVYFGIYCLLVGAFGVYHFL, encoded by the coding sequence ATGAATTACTTTGATGCCATTATACTGGGGATCATTCAGGGCTTGACCGAATTTCTGCCCGTCTCCTCATCCGGTCATCTGGTGCTGGCCGAACATTTTCTGCATGCCAAAGTGCCGGGGGTGGTCTTTGAACTGCTGCTCCATTTTGGCACCCTTCTGGCGGTTCTTATCTATTTCCGAAAGAAGATATTGTTTCTGATAAAATCCCTTTTTAATTCCGCAATGATTGCCGAACGGCGAATGATCTTATATCTCCTGCTGGGTTCCATCCCGGCCGGACTGGCCGGCCTTCTTTTCAAGGATTTTTTTGAGGCTGCTTTCGGTGCGCCGCTTATGACCTCGATCATGCTCCTGATAACAGGATTGATGCTTCTGACCACCACCTTGGTCAAAAAAGGAAATAATGAAATAAATATAACCCGGTCAATCATTGTCGGTATTGGGCAGGCAGTAGCGATTCTTCCGGGGATTTCCCGTTCCGGCGCCACCATCTCGGCCGGATTGTTTTGCGGCGTCAAGCCGGTTGCAGCGGCGGAGTTCTCCTTTCTCCTTTCAATTCCGGCCGTTGCCGGGGCCATCCTCCTTAAGGCTAAAGAGATTTTCTCTATGGACACGCAATTGATTGGCCAATATCTGAGCGGAACCTTGATTTCATTGATACTGGGGCTTCTCTCCGTATACATGCTCCTTGGAATCATCAAGAGAGGAAAATTCGTTTATTTTGGAATATATTGTCTCTTAGTCGGCGCTTTCGGCGTCTATCATTTCCTGTAG